The Cervus elaphus chromosome 20, mCerEla1.1, whole genome shotgun sequence genomic interval CAGGCAGACACTCTGGCCAACTATGTATAGGAGTCAGGTGGCCTGAGGAGGTGACTCTGAGAACCCAAAACAGGTTCGAAAACCTGACCAGAACTTGGttcagaggtggggagggagggtgtgTTATACAGATGTCTTCCCTACTCTCCACCAGTGTGGCTTGCCTGGGCCAGTTTATTTCTGCAGATGTGGGTGGGCTGGGTGGTTGTGTGTGTGGAGTCTCTTCCTCATCCACCCTCCTTTGACCCTTCGTCATATGGCAGGATGAGCAGATGGCCCGGGAGCGGCGTGGCCACCAAGTGGAGGGGGGCTGCTGTGCACTGGTTGTGGTCTACTTGCTAGGCAAGGTGTATGTGGCCAACGCAGGTGACAGCAGGTATGGGGTGGGAGCTTTAAAAAGGCTGTGGGGGGGGAAGGTCAACTTTCTGGGATGGAGGAATAGAAGAGAATGAAGTGGCGGGTGTTAAAAACCAAAGACTAGACGGGGTCAGGAGGGATCACAGACATAAGGAATGGCTTGAAATAactatgaggggaaaaaaaaaacgaggTCTGGGTGAGGGACTCTGAGGGCGGGCCTTGTCTTTTTGGAATTCTTCATGTGAGGGGGCTGAGAAGAGCCAAGTCCAAACCTTTTCTTTCTCTCGGCAGAGCCATCATTGTCCGGAATGGTGAAATCATTCCAATGTCCCGGGAGTTCACCCCGGAGACTGAGCGCCAGCGTCTTCAGCTGCTTGTAAGTAAGAACCAAACCCCCTGCTCCCATTCCTTGTGGAATCTTGTGCCTCTCTGTACCACCAGGTCCCAGGGACTCTCCCACCCTCACCACACAGACAGAAGGCTCCTTACTGGAGCTTACTGGGAAGGCCCCTTCACAGACTAAGGAGTGCAGGGCTGGGCTGGTGTGGAGGACACAAGAGGAAGGAACATGGGCTGCCCCAAGCTCCCACTGTGGCCCCCACTGAGGAAGGAAGTGCAGTCAGAGGTGGGGAAAGGAAACAGCAAAGGCCCCTAAGCAACAGGATGGCTTGGTGCTTTAAAGCAATGGCTTAGGAGCTGGGCTGCCAAGGATCAAATCCTGGTTCCAGTACTTTGCTAATTGTGTGATCTTCGACAACTCCCTTAGCTTCTCCATGCATCGGGAGCCTTAAAggctgttatgaggattaaatgagttaatatatgttaaTGTGAAAACAGGGCATGTTACAGAGTAAACTCCAGTTAAAgtaaaaagtgttagtcgttcagtcatgtctgactctttgggaccccatggactgtagcccaccaggctccttcatccatggcattctccaggcaagaatagtggagtgggttgccatttccttctccaggggatcttcccgacccagggattgaacccaggtctcccacctgaACTCCACTTAAGGGTCTGCTATAATGAACATCATCTGTACACCAGGATGTGCTGTAAACCTAATAATGCCCCCTGGCCCTCTGCTCTCTCTGGTGACTCCCGACCCCAGGGCTTCCTGAAACCAGAGCTGCTGGGTGGTGAATTCACCCACCTCGAGTTCCCCCGCAGAGTTCAGCCTAAGGAGCTGGGGCAGAGGATGCTGTACCGGGACCAGAACATGACTGGCTGGTAACACTTCCCTCAGAGCTGGGGCCCGTTTCCATGGCAACACAACCAGTCCCTGGCCAGCAGCAAGGTGGAAGCTGGAGGCCGGACTAGGCTGGGAGTTGGGGGGGGTGGTGTGTGGCCCTTCTTAAGGGGTTTGTCTAAGGGGTGTGGCTCCTAGGGGAGAGGGGCTTTGATGCCTGGGTGATGCCTCCTCtactcccccctccccagggcctacAAAAAGATCGAGCTGGAGGATCTCAGGTTTCCTCTGGTCTGTGGGGAGGGCAAAAAGGTAAACTCCATGGTAGAGgtgggagagggcaggaggacCCACCACAACTTGTCTAGGGAGGTGGAGGTTCTACCTGAGGGTAGGGGTGGAGAGGGTCCATGGTCCCAGAGACTCGGAAGAGGGCTAGAGCAGCACGCCCTCCTCATTTTCTTTAGGCTCGAGTGATGGCCACCATTGGGGTGACCCGGGGCTTGGGAGATCACAACCTCAGGGTCTGCAGTTCTACCCTGCCCATCAAACCCTTCCTCTCCTGTTTCCCTGAGGTGAGCTGCACGGGAGGCTCCTAGGCCATACCCTCCCTCCTCGGGGGGGTCTCAGGCTAGCTTTCTCCCGAGGTTGCTTTATCCCCAAGCTCCCTCTGCACCCTCTTTCCCCACCAGGTGCGAGTGTATGACCTGACGCAATATGAGCACTGCCCAGATGACGTGCTGGTCCTGGGAACAGATGGGCTGTGGGATGTCACCAGTGACTGCGAGGTAGCTGCCACTGTGGACAGGGTGCTGTCAGCCTATGAGCCCAATGACCCCAGCAGGTAGGGGCTGTATGGTGGCAAGGGGATGACGATGGGGAAGGCAGGGACAAAGGGGAGCGATGCTGGGGGACCCACATGAGGGCCTGTGCGCCCATCTTCCTGTAGACGTGTTGGTACATGAATGTGCACGTGTGCTTCTGGCAGGTACACCGCTCTGGCCCAAGCTCTGGTCCTGGGGGCCCGGGGCACACCCCGCGACCGTGGTTGGCGTCTCCCCAACAACAAGCTGGGTTCCGGGGATGACATCTCAGTCTTCGTCATCCCCCTGGGAGGGCCAGGCAGTTACTCCTGAGAGGCTCAAGCCCTGAACCTCCCACCACCATCCCAGCCTCTTCATACTTACGCCTCTCCCAACCCAAATTCCAAACTTGTTTCCCTGACCTTCTTTAGTGGCAACTTAACTGAAGAAGGGGTGCCAGTTAGATCTAAAGTTATAGCTCTTGGCAAATAAAccagatgaataaagatgtgtgtCTTTATTTACTTTGACTTAAAACTGAAAGGTAAGGAAAATCTCCTTGGGGTGGTGGAAAGAACTCCAGAAGAGCCCTAAAAATGTAATGTTCCCAGGCTCTTTCCTCTGCTCTTCCCACTGCATACACTTGCATCCTGTTCTGTGGCTTCATCCTAGAGCTGGTGTCTTCCAAGGCACCATTTCCAGTCCAGACTTTTCCTGAGCCTTAGACCTATATATCCCAGTGGTCTTCCAAACAATCCCCTAGATATCCCACAAACACTTCAGTTCAACATTCCTCCAAATGAATCCATCATTTCTCCCACAAATACATTCTTCTCCTGGCTCTATCTCAGGGGGCATTAGCTCAGCTACTCAAATTAGAATTCTTGGAGCTGATCACCTTTGGCTTCTGTTTCTCCCTCATCAAGCTAATCAATCATAAATATTGATGATTAAATATTTTACCACATATTTCTATTAGAtggcccagtagtaaagaatcacctgccaatacaggagacacaagagacgtgggttccatccctgggtccgaTGCCTGGAtcaagaagagcccctggagaaggaaggaaatggcaacccactccagtattcttgcctaggaaatcccatggacagaggagcctgatgggctatgctcccggacatgactgaacgactgagcacgcgcacacacacacacacacacacacacacacacacacacacacacacacacacacacacacacacacacacacacacacacacacacacacacacacacacacacacacacacacacacacacacagagtcactaCTGTAGTCCTTTAGTATATAAGCCTCCTAACTCATCTGCTGATTTTATTTCCAAGCCACTTCTCTGCTTCCCCAGTAAAGATTACACACAGCAGCCAGGGAGCCGTTTCCACCATGTGAATCTAAGTTGGTGATTCCTCTGAGAGACTACTTCAGTGGCTCCTTACTGCACCTAGACCAAACTCTTAAGTGTGGCATATAAGGACCTTCATGATCTGGCCACTGCTTCCTTCTCTAGCCCTGTCTTTCTCCACCACCACCCTCTTGGGATTTCCACAACTCTGTGGGTCTAGAGTAGCTCCAACATATTTAAAATCAATACATCACCCCAACTTGAACACTTCTGTTCTTCCACAGCCCATGCATGCCTGCACTATAGCACTCGCCTCTTGTACTGTAACTGTCTACATGAGGACTTGGTATAGAGTAGCAGTGAAGTtgcagaaggaactggcaacccactccagtgttcttgcctggagaatcccagggacgggggagcctggtgggccgccaggagtcagacacgactgaagcgacttagcagcagcagcagcagcagtgaagtaGCAGGGTGTTGAAAGTCCTGCTGTTTGGTTCCTGGTGCCAAATCCAACCAAGAAGAAGTCTgcaatctctctgagcctcaacttgCTTTTTGGAAAAATGGGCATTACAGTACTACCTCACGAGGTGGTTACAGGACTAAAGTAGTTCATGTATGCATAGCCCAGTCTATGTAATAAGGGTTCAATAACTATTACCTATCTTTAATTTGTCTGCATTCTGAATTTAGGTTGCAAATTCTTTGAAGATAgaaactgatctgaactgaatacATAGCTAGGTCTATTGAGCCAGTTAAGAGGATTGGGACCAAACTGCTGtggacctcaatttcctcattcagCAGATGTGTGGGTTGCTTGTCAGATCTTTAAAGTCTGTATGACTtgtaacattcattcattcagcaaatatttgttgaaaacctATTGTGTGCCATGCATTGTGCCAGAAAGTGCGAAGGGACAGACTGAAGGATCACagtgggcagcagggagagagaCCAGCTTTGGAGCCAGACAGGCCTGACTCTGAGATTTTGCTCTGCCATGTACATATGGCAAAATTTGGACAAGTCACTGAacttgctgagcctcagtttccttacagGTAAAAGGGGATGTGTATACTTAACCCAGAAATCTGCGATGACTATTAAAAGCTATGTAGTGTACCCTGCACAAACTAATAAAATGTAAGTAGACTTCCTCATCCTCCATTCACTTCCTCCTGTacctttcagggaaaaaaatacgTGTTGGTAAATACGCAACACACGTCAGACCAGGCTAGGTGTCTCTGTGCTATGGTTGAGCTGTGCTctgtcctgtctggctctttgtgaccccatggaccgtagcccaccagactcctctgtccatgggatttccccaggcaagaatactacagtgggttaccatttcctccttcaggggatcttcctgacccagggatggaaccctcctctcctgcctgtgtctcccgcattgacaggcgaattctttatcacttgagccacctgggagggcCCTAGAGCACCTGGGAGGTGTCCCCAGAGGCACAGAAATAAGACAGTGAGGGTGCGAACTGAATTCTTAGCTGGGGAATCCAGAAAGATTTCCAAGAATGCCCTTTGAAGGATGGGTAGGAGTAGGAAATTCCGGGTAGGGGGACGGAAGGGAATTGCAAGGTGGAACCAAGTGCCCCTGAATCTCAAAGGTTCTGAAAGGTCTCCGAGGCTGGGGGATGATGGTGGGCTGTACTTACTGCGCAACGATTCTAAGTGGGTGGGGGTTTTCCGCAGCCCCTTCCTCCTGCGTCCCCGAAGCCGTCTTTCCCAGTCCCGCCTCCCACGGGACACCACCCAGGTGGTGTAGGCGCGGGTGGCCGCTCAGCCACGGGAGGGCAGCAGCGGCCCTTTCCTGACCCCACCCCGGGCGCCTCTGAACTTTCCCGACGCCGGTCCGCCCGTAAGAGCTGGATTGTGGCGCTGAGGCAGAGTCTTCCCGGGTCCAGATCGCCGCGCCTAGCCCCGCCGCGCGCTTCTCCGCAGTCCAGGCATTTCCCGGACCCTGAGGGCCAGCGCTGGGCTACCCGCTGGGGCCgtgggcgggggccgggggcgggcggAGCCAAGAGCCGCCCGGCCCGCCCCTCCCGGCCAGTCGCCCCTCCCAGCCGCGGCGCTGGAGGagggcggggcggcggggcggcggggccCCGCGGGTCAGTCTCTGCCTCCCGCACCCGCAGCGCAGCTGGAAGCGGCGGAGCGGAAGGTACCCTGGGCTGGGGCTGTGGGCGGCGGGGTCCTGGGCATTGGTCCCCTGCAGAGCACTTTCCTTCTTCTCCGCTTGGCTGGAGCTCGGGGCGCCGGCTGGGGAGGGGCTTTGGCCCGAGCGCgggccccttccctcccctcgtACGGGGCGTCTGGGCGGCGCGGGGATCCGGACGGCTCggcccctccctgccttcctcggCTACCGTGAGGGGCGCCAGGAATTGTCCCGCGGGGCCTCTCGCCTCTAGGTGTCCGAGTCGAAGTCCGTTCCCTTCTGCCGGCTTCCCAGAACCTGCTCGGCAGGGCgaggaggagagggggcaacT includes:
- the PPM1J gene encoding protein phosphatase 1J, which gives rise to MLNRVRSAVAHLVSSGGAPPSRPKSPDLPNATSAPPAAPPQAPRSPPARAGSGGATPARTVEARASFSRPTFLQLSPGGLRRADDHAGRAVQSPPDTGRRLPWSTGYAEVINAGKSRHNEDQACCEVLYVEGRRSVSGAPREPSRGQGLCFYYWGLFDGHAGGGAAEMASRLLHRHIREQLKDLVEILQDPLPPPLCLPSTPGAPGSSDSSQLVGPQSCWSSQKEVTHESLVVGAIENAFQLMDEQMARERRGHQVEGGCCALVVVYLLGKVYVANAGDSRAIIVRNGEIIPMSREFTPETERQRLQLLGFLKPELLGGEFTHLEFPRRVQPKELGQRMLYRDQNMTGWAYKKIELEDLRFPLVCGEGKKARVMATIGVTRGLGDHNLRVCSSTLPIKPFLSCFPEVRVYDLTQYEHCPDDVLVLGTDGLWDVTSDCEVAATVDRVLSAYEPNDPSRYTALAQALVLGARGTPRDRGWRLPNNKLGSGDDISVFVIPLGGPGSYS